In Longimicrobium sp., a genomic segment contains:
- a CDS encoding carboxypeptidase regulatory-like domain-containing protein, with protein MTLPLKTIRTVAVALAMAAAASRAAAQEAALVLTVTASETQAPLPGAQVKLDGRGVAVTDAGGTVRVAMAPGAHQVEVSAIGRHVQTLRATLAAGRTEDVEVQLMPDAVPLRPVTASESRGWEQDFLRRPAMPSLDPAPPSAGRWIYRPRT; from the coding sequence ATGACGCTCCCGCTGAAGACGATCCGCACCGTCGCGGTCGCGCTGGCGATGGCGGCCGCCGCCTCGCGCGCGGCGGCGCAGGAGGCCGCGCTGGTGCTGACGGTGACCGCCTCGGAGACGCAGGCGCCGCTGCCTGGCGCGCAGGTGAAGCTCGACGGCCGCGGCGTGGCCGTCACCGACGCCGGGGGCACGGTGCGCGTGGCGATGGCGCCCGGCGCGCACCAGGTGGAGGTGAGCGCCATCGGCCGCCACGTGCAGACGCTGCGCGCCACTTTGGCCGCCGGGCGGACGGAGGACGTGGAGGTGCAGCTGATGCCCGACGCGGTGCCGCTGCGGCCGGTGACCGCGTCAGAAAGTCGAGGATGGGAACAGGACTTTCTCAGGAGGCCGGCCATGCCGTCGCTGGACCCCGCACCACCGTCTGCAGGCCGATGGATTTATCGCCCCCGCACGTGA